The genomic segment TAAAAACATCAACCTCAATTCGCCCGATGCAACCGGCGTAACCTATCTCGAAGGCGATGTCTTTACCGTGCTGCGCGCCTTTCGGGAAGAAAACCGATTGTTTGATCTCATCATTCTGGATCCGCCCAAATTCGCAGACTCCCGGCAACACCTGGAAAAGGCCGCCCGAGGGTATAAGGACATTAATCTCCTGGCCTTTAAACTGCTTCGGCCCGAAGGCTTTCTAATAACCTTTTCCTGCTCCGGGCTCATGACTCCTGATCTGTTTATAAAAACAATCGCCTGGGCCGCCCTGGATGCGGGCCGCGAAGCGCAAATTCTTCGATATCTGAATCAGGCAAGCGATCACCCGACCGCGCTCAACTTTCCGGAAGCAAGCTATTTAAAAGGTCTCATATGCCGCGTGACGTGAATCGAACTTTTGACATTTCAAGGTGTCTTCGTTATAGACTGTGAGCATCATCAACCACCATAAGGATCAAAACATGGCGACACCATTACTACTTGAAATATTTTCCGATTACACCTGAGCGTGGTGCTATTTCGCTACCGTGAGTACCGAAAAGCTTCACAAAGAATACGATATCACCTTGCAATGGCGGGCCTTTCCACTTCATCCGGAAACGCCCGAAGAGGGAAGCTTGATTACCGAGCTTTTTGCCGGTCGCCCGGTCAACATTCCCAACATGATGCAAAAATTGCACAAAACGGCCGAGGAACTCGGCCTGCCCTTTGGCGATTTGGTCAAAACCTTTAACAGCCGCCTGGCTCAGGAGCTGGGGCTTTGGGCAGGAACCCAAAACAAAGGGGAGGAATTCCACTCGGCCGCCTTCAGGGCCTATTTCGTCGATGGAAAAAATATTGGAAACATACCGGTGCTGCTGGACTTGGCTGCTTCCGTGAATCTTCCTGTCGAAGCCGCCACGCAAGTTCTTGAGGACAGAACATTCAAGGCGGCTGTGGACCGGGACTGGGCTCTTGCGCGGGAAAAAGAGATTCAGGTGGTGCCGACCTTTGTGGCAAACGGGGAAAAACTGGTGGGGGCGAAACCTTACGAGGTTTTGGCGAAATTTATAGAAACCAACGGGGCCGGCAAAAGGTTATAAGAGCCGATAAGGTTTCGAAGCCGTTCGAACCG from the Desulfobacterales bacterium genome contains:
- a CDS encoding DsbA family oxidoreductase, translating into MATPLLLEIFSDYTUAWCYFATVSTEKLHKEYDITLQWRAFPLHPETPEEGSLITELFAGRPVNIPNMMQKLHKTAEELGLPFGDLVKTFNSRLAQELGLWAGTQNKGEEFHSAAFRAYFVDGKNIGNIPVLLDLAASVNLPVEAATQVLEDRTFKAAVDRDWALAREKEIQVVPTFVANGEKLVGAKPYEVLAKFIETNGAGKRL